A DNA window from Arachis duranensis cultivar V14167 chromosome 3, aradu.V14167.gnm2.J7QH, whole genome shotgun sequence contains the following coding sequences:
- the LOC107477917 gene encoding transcription factor MYB13, producing the protein MVRTPSCDKSGLRKGTWTPEEDRKLIAYVTRYGSWNWRQLPKFAGLARCGKSCRLRWMNYLRPNLKRGNFTQEEEACIIKLHSKLGNRWSAIAAELPGRTDNEIKNHWHTTLKKRFQTNEEESKPKETTQISAESNTTTTSPLSPLSSSSEFSSRTSWDQSHNNNNNNKNNLVLEDDDFAFLDGSFWTEPYLAEILHEQETVVTVPSSTSNVFDPCEISVANENEELELSSNNSTSSLFDLEKEFGSFLIEPTMMESFWTQPCVSESDDVSHIPFMPPSSEYFTTLCGSDPWSTPSTTHLYDQHLSLFH; encoded by the exons ATGGTTAGAACACCTTCTTGTGACAAGAGTGGATTGAGGAAAGGTACTTGGACTCCTGAGGAAGATAGGAAGTTAATTGCCTATGTTACTAGGTATGGTAGCTGGAATTGGCGCCAATTGCCTAAGTTTGCAG gACTGGCTAGGTGTGGGAAAAGTTGTAGATTGAGGTGGATGAATTACCTAAGGCCTAATCTCAAAAGAGGGAACTTCACTCAAGAGGAAGAAGCTTGCATAATCAAATTGCATTCTAAACTTGGAAATAG ATGGTCTGCCATTGCTGCGGAACTACCTGGAAGAACTGATAACGAAATCAAGAACCATTGGCACACCACACTCAAGAAGCGCTTCCAAACCAATGAAGAAGAATCCAAACCCAAAGAAACTACTCAGATCTCAGCAGAGAGCAACACTACTACTACTTCACCATTATCACCATTGTCATCTTCAAGTGAATTTTCCTCCAGAACTTCCTGGGATCAAAgtcacaataataataataataataagaacaatCTGGTTCTTGAAGACGACGATTTCGCTTTTCTGGATGGAAGTTTCTGGACAGAACCATATCTTGCTGAAATCTTGCATGAACAAGAAACAGTAGTAACAGTGCCTAGTAGTACTAGCAATGTGTTTGATCCTTGTGAAATCTCAGTGGCCAATGAAAATGAAGAGTTGGAATTATCATCCAACAACAGTACGTCAAGTTTGTTTGATCTGGAGAAAGAGTTTGGGAGCTTCTTGATTGAACCAACAATGATGGAAAGTTTTTGGACCCAGCCATGTGTGTCTGAATCTGATGACGTGTCCCACATTCCTTTTATGCCTCCATCATCTGAATACTTTACAACGCTGTGTGGGTCAGATCCTTGGAGCACTCCAAGTACTACTCATTTGTATGATCAACATCTTAGCTTATTCCATTga